Proteins encoded in a region of the Candidatus Methanoperedens sp. genome:
- the cbiQ gene encoding cobalt ECF transporter T component CbiQ has protein sequence MHISLTEFERETYKKTPIHRLDGRIKIFITLAIIVYAVALPRVDTQNFLKLGLIEVYLGALLLLARLDFPYLALRFAIALPFGFSVAILQLVIKQPFLRDFHVLYTLPFGLEISLEGALFGASIFAKFLVCITAVILLSSTTSMSELVSSARRLGLPKEIALLFTMMVRYLFVFWNMLGRIRTAQKTRGFDIWNKRVPRRWTLEQLGYTISSLFIRSYEQGERTYQSMLCRGYSADANVYTGKRKIGAADIFISLLTLGVIGMVQISGNLVLKFF, from the coding sequence ATGCACATATCACTCACGGAGTTTGAGCGCGAGACCTACAAGAAAACTCCCATTCACAGGCTGGACGGGAGGATCAAGATCTTCATTACCCTTGCAATAATCGTGTACGCAGTTGCCCTCCCCAGGGTAGATACTCAAAATTTCTTGAAACTCGGATTGATTGAGGTTTATCTGGGTGCGCTGCTCTTGCTAGCCAGGCTTGATTTTCCATACCTTGCCCTTCGATTCGCAATAGCCCTGCCGTTCGGTTTCAGCGTAGCCATCCTGCAGCTTGTCATAAAGCAGCCATTCTTGAGGGATTTCCATGTTCTATACACCCTCCCATTCGGGCTGGAAATAAGCCTGGAAGGTGCGCTCTTTGGGGCAAGCATCTTCGCGAAATTCCTGGTGTGTATAACTGCTGTAATACTTCTTTCTTCAACCACATCCATGAGCGAGCTTGTCTCCTCGGCACGCCGACTGGGGTTGCCAAAGGAAATTGCGCTCCTGTTTACAATGATGGTGCGCTATCTATTTGTTTTCTGGAATATGCTCGGACGGATAAGAACCGCACAGAAGACACGTGGTTTTGACATCTGGAATAAAAGAGTGCCGCGAAGATGGACACTGGAACAACTGGGATACACAATAAGTTCCCTGTTCATCCGCTCTTATGAGCAAGGAGAGAGGACATACCAGAGCATGCTTTGCCGGGGTTATAGCGCGGATGCTAACGTGTATACCGGCAAGAGAAAAATCGGCGCAGCTGATATTTTCATTTCTTTGCTGACACTTGGAGTTATAGGAATGGTGCAGATATCAGGCAATCTAGTCTTAAAATTTTTCTAA
- a CDS encoding ATP-binding cassette domain-containing protein, whose translation MNIIETRDLSHVYRGKIKALDCINFTAKRGERIAIIGANGAGKSTLFKHFNGILRSTSGEVLIKGDPINSKNILDVRRTVGLVFQDPDDQIFAPTVKQDVAFGPMNLGLGGNEIEKRVRESLETVRLTGFEERAPHHLSTGEKKKVAIAGILAMQPEVLVLDEPTAGLDPGGALRLIRLINDMNRYMGITTIIATHEVDIVPLLADRVCIMSSGKIIGDGTPAEIFSTDEMIRKTHLRLPIVAQLMEMLQEEGVPVNIKFTLEEARDELLRMVK comes from the coding sequence ATGAATATTATCGAAACACGCGACCTGAGCCACGTATACAGGGGAAAGATCAAAGCACTTGACTGCATCAATTTCACCGCCAAACGCGGAGAGCGCATTGCCATCATAGGAGCCAACGGAGCAGGGAAATCCACGCTTTTCAAGCACTTCAACGGGATACTCAGATCAACGAGCGGTGAAGTACTGATCAAGGGTGATCCGATAAACAGCAAGAACATCCTCGATGTGCGAAGGACTGTGGGTCTGGTTTTCCAGGACCCTGATGACCAGATATTCGCCCCGACGGTGAAGCAGGATGTGGCCTTCGGCCCCATGAATCTCGGCTTAGGCGGGAATGAGATTGAAAAACGTGTACGCGAGTCCCTTGAAACCGTGCGCCTGACAGGCTTTGAGGAAAGGGCACCGCATCACCTGAGCACAGGTGAGAAAAAGAAGGTCGCTATAGCTGGTATACTTGCAATGCAACCCGAAGTGCTGGTGCTGGATGAGCCCACAGCAGGACTTGACCCGGGTGGTGCCTTGCGCCTGATCAGGTTGATCAACGATATGAACAGGTACATGGGGATAACTACGATCATCGCAACACATGAAGTGGATATCGTCCCATTGCTCGCCGACAGGGTGTGTATCATGTCCTCAGGGAAAATCATTGGCGATGGAACTCCTGCTGAGATATTCTCAACCGATGAAATGATAAGAAAAACCCATCTGCGTCTGCCAATTGTAGCACAGCTCATGGAAATGCTGCAGGAAGAAGGCGTGCCAGTGAACATCAAGTTCACGCTTGAAGAAGCGAGGGACGAACTCCTCAGAATGGTGAAATAG
- the cbiM gene encoding cobalt transporter CbiM, with protein sequence MHIPDGYIPLGQAAVYWIIAIFFIARSVKWARSEIDESMIPLFGVLAAGMFVLQTINIAANLLIPIPMLGGVSWHIVGAALTAIIFASPWAAVLLMTLVLAVQSLFGDGGITAMGANIMNMGIIGGFLGYYSYIGLCKLSVKRSVAMFAGAWLSMILPAIALAFELWFAGTFPLKQGVLLMGTFQGVAGLGEGLITVIVFSAITKARPDIVSQDAHKNVSAIKVAAAGIVVVIGLALAAPFLTTSNPDGLQQTTTIVVKNGINNIIAPISPLFPNYSIPGMGMEGKVIAIMIGFAAIILISLGAVRLIKRA encoded by the coding sequence TTGCACATTCCAGACGGATACATCCCTTTGGGACAGGCGGCTGTCTACTGGATAATAGCCATATTCTTCATCGCCCGATCGGTAAAATGGGCGCGCAGCGAAATTGATGAAAGTATGATACCCCTCTTCGGTGTGCTTGCGGCGGGCATGTTCGTACTGCAGACTATAAACATAGCAGCTAATCTTCTCATACCTATTCCCATGCTCGGCGGCGTGAGCTGGCATATTGTGGGCGCCGCTCTCACGGCAATCATATTCGCAAGTCCATGGGCAGCGGTGCTGCTGATGACGCTGGTACTTGCCGTGCAATCCCTTTTCGGGGACGGCGGGATAACGGCTATGGGAGCGAACATAATGAACATGGGGATAATAGGCGGTTTTCTGGGATATTACAGCTATATCGGTCTTTGCAAACTATCGGTAAAGCGGTCTGTGGCGATGTTCGCAGGGGCGTGGCTCAGCATGATCTTGCCAGCTATAGCCCTGGCATTCGAACTGTGGTTTGCAGGCACATTCCCTCTAAAGCAGGGTGTTCTCCTGATGGGGACATTCCAGGGCGTTGCGGGGCTGGGGGAAGGACTTATCACCGTCATCGTATTTTCTGCCATAACAAAAGCCCGTCCCGATATAGTCTCACAGGACGCCCATAAAAATGTCAGCGCCATCAAGGTCGCCGCAGCAGGCATTGTGGTAGTAATCGGGCTTGCACTGGCTGCGCCTTTCCTCACAACCAGCAACCCGGATGGGCTCCAGCAGACTACAACCATAGTTGTAAAAAATGGAATAAACAATATAATAGCTCCAATATCACCTTTATTCCCAAATTATTCCATACCTGGCATGGGAATGGAAGGGAAAGTCATTGCAATAATGATCGGATTCGCTGCAATAATCCTGATTTCGCTGGGTGCTGTAAGATTGATCAAAAGGGCATAA
- a CDS encoding undecaprenyl diphosphate synthase family protein: protein MGLISGLYEWKLKNAIENQAVPKHIVLALAESDLLADSNYGKLKSFVSWCNETGICTVTIHVNIIDVDAELSDNICNKLAFEIPSVLSSITGNINVITRWNKEIKKDEREGMRLDISLGYSGKYELTHAIREIMEKIESGEMVPEDIDEKAIESHLLFQCEPDLVIRAGGKRLTDFLIWQSVYSELYFTDVNWLDLRKVDFLRAIRDFQKRQRRFGK from the coding sequence ATGGGACTGATTTCAGGACTGTATGAATGGAAACTCAAGAATGCAATAGAAAACCAGGCAGTACCAAAACATATCGTCCTCGCGCTTGCTGAAAGCGACCTGCTGGCAGATAGTAATTATGGAAAACTCAAATCCTTTGTTTCCTGGTGCAACGAGACCGGAATATGCACGGTAACGATACATGTCAACATAATCGACGTGGATGCAGAGCTCAGCGACAATATATGTAATAAGCTTGCTTTTGAAATTCCTTCAGTGCTCTCCAGTATAACGGGTAATATCAACGTGATCACACGCTGGAACAAAGAAATAAAAAAGGATGAAAGAGAAGGCATGAGGCTTGATATATCGCTCGGATACAGCGGAAAATATGAATTGACCCATGCCATCAGGGAAATAATGGAAAAAATAGAAAGTGGTGAAATGGTTCCCGAAGATATCGATGAAAAAGCAATAGAATCTCATTTGCTGTTCCAGTGCGAGCCTGACCTTGTGATACGGGCAGGCGGGAAAAGGTTGACCGATTTTCTCATCTGGCAATCGGTTTATTCTGAGCTGTATTTTACAGATGTTAACTGGCTGGATTTAAGAAAGGTGGATTTCCTCCGCGCTATTAGGGATTTTCAGAAACGACAAAGGAGATTCGGGAAGTGA
- a CDS encoding TIGR00297 family protein, translating to MKLRQEYKTQGIYISLGLIILLLPFLKSFFLIVFLGGALLFSSLSPKSPVFGMLARESDIKAGKLTGLVQLFFTMGILMLMGFLTGFDRFPLFLIAGAFAITTFGDGVADLVNIHDKVRNADTQQNGIKIYSAKSSIVFLISGSIYAFLVGVWISGFTLHVPYGMLFFLAVIGSITGALLESMTVTEDNILIPFGSAMVMWLFYAFSFSYNVDTVYLIQALLFAFMLGYLAYRARIADISAMLSATLLGVVIIISSNFFWFFILLSFFLLGGIFTRYKYNFKLARGIAEGKGGVRGYRNVFSNSLAALALAMAFRIFPASSAFLLPAYLGSIATATGDTLASEIGETCKGEPRMITTLKKVPAGTDGAISSLGEYAAFFGASVIAVLAFFLISNDTGLLIAVAAGGFIGTNIDSVLGATLQRKGYLSNNGVNLLATISGSIVSGIIYGLVV from the coding sequence ATGAAGCTGAGGCAGGAGTATAAAACGCAGGGCATCTACATTTCTCTCGGATTGATCATATTACTTCTGCCATTTCTAAAATCTTTTTTTTTGATAGTGTTCCTGGGGGGTGCGCTCTTGTTCTCAAGTTTGTCCCCGAAATCACCGGTATTTGGCATGCTGGCCAGGGAATCGGATATTAAAGCAGGGAAACTCACAGGTCTGGTACAGCTCTTTTTCACTATGGGTATTCTCATGCTGATGGGTTTTCTTACAGGATTTGACAGGTTCCCGTTATTCCTGATCGCCGGGGCTTTTGCCATCACGACATTTGGCGATGGGGTAGCAGATCTTGTAAATATACACGATAAAGTGAGAAATGCTGATACCCAGCAAAATGGCATCAAAATCTATTCCGCAAAATCGAGTATTGTTTTCTTGATCTCAGGGAGCATCTATGCATTCCTTGTAGGGGTATGGATATCAGGGTTCACTTTACACGTCCCTTACGGGATGCTCTTTTTCCTCGCGGTCATCGGATCCATTACAGGCGCGCTGCTTGAGTCTATGACGGTGACAGAAGATAATATCCTCATCCCCTTTGGGTCTGCAATGGTGATGTGGCTTTTCTATGCATTCAGCTTCAGCTATAATGTGGACACGGTCTATCTTATTCAGGCCCTGCTTTTTGCTTTCATGCTTGGTTACCTTGCTTACCGCGCGCGTATTGCCGATATCTCAGCTATGCTGAGCGCGACACTGCTTGGGGTTGTGATCATTATATCCAGCAACTTTTTCTGGTTTTTTATCCTCCTCTCATTCTTTTTATTGGGGGGGATTTTCACAAGATATAAATACAATTTCAAGCTCGCCCGAGGGATAGCGGAAGGGAAGGGTGGGGTGAGGGGATACAGGAACGTTTTCAGCAATTCCCTGGCTGCCCTTGCACTGGCAATGGCTTTTAGGATATTTCCGGCAAGCTCAGCGTTTTTGCTTCCTGCTTATCTTGGTTCGATCGCTACAGCGACGGGAGACACGCTGGCGAGTGAGATAGGCGAGACCTGCAAAGGAGAGCCAAGAATGATAACGACACTCAAAAAAGTGCCCGCAGGTACAGACGGCGCAATTTCAAGCCTTGGCGAGTATGCGGCTTTTTTCGGCGCTTCTGTAATTGCGGTCCTTGCATTCTTTTTGATAAGTAATGATACAGGTCTTTTAATTGCCGTGGCAGCAGGAGGCTTTATTGGCACGAACATTGATAGTGTGCTGGGCGCCACGTTGCAGCGGAAAGGTTACCTTTCAAATAACGGGGTCAATCTTCTTGCCACCATTTCAGGATCTATCGTATCAGGAATAATTTATGGGCTCGTAGTATAG
- a CDS encoding non-histone chromosomal MC1 family protein, with the protein MAKIRNFVLREKNGKETGVFTGNQPRQAALKAANRSKGTKSKPVELRLRERGTKKVHIYKGWKELVPAPKNKPKWMPAKINKPNVKKAGIDKLKKV; encoded by the coding sequence ATGGCGAAAATAAGAAATTTTGTATTAAGGGAAAAGAACGGAAAAGAGACTGGAGTTTTCACAGGAAATCAGCCGCGTCAGGCGGCCCTGAAAGCAGCCAACCGCAGCAAGGGAACAAAATCAAAGCCGGTTGAACTGAGATTGAGAGAAAGAGGAACCAAGAAGGTTCACATCTATAAGGGATGGAAAGAACTTGTTCCTGCCCCGAAGAACAAACCGAAATGGATGCCTGCAAAAATTAATAAGCCGAATGTAAAGAAAGCAGGCATAGACAAGCTCAAAAAAGTTTAA
- a CDS encoding pseudouridine synthase, translated as MLAKISHLKRVRTIADYQFGRGAGEILFPETVRFQFSMTKRVRQILLDNNRIATVRAQDGMLTLGITGAKLLHEFIKHPGQRVVVNSDSAPFVARGKNAFAKHVVSADTDIRAGQEVLVVDEDDRFLATGKSVLSANEMIAFKKGMAVEVRHGIESGEGTDDD; from the coding sequence ATGCTGGCTAAAATCTCTCATCTAAAACGCGTCAGGACAATAGCTGACTACCAATTCGGGCGCGGCGCCGGGGAAATTCTCTTCCCTGAAACTGTGAGGTTCCAGTTTTCAATGACAAAGAGGGTGCGTCAGATCCTCCTTGATAATAACCGCATAGCAACGGTAAGGGCGCAGGATGGCATGCTGACGCTTGGTATCACAGGCGCAAAATTGCTTCATGAATTCATCAAGCACCCGGGGCAGAGGGTTGTTGTTAATAGCGATTCTGCACCTTTTGTGGCAAGAGGCAAGAATGCTTTTGCAAAGCACGTCGTGTCTGCGGACACAGATATCAGGGCGGGACAGGAAGTCCTGGTAGTGGATGAAGATGATCGCTTCCTGGCTACAGGGAAATCTGTGCTTTCCGCCAATGAAATGATCGCTTTTAAAAAAGGTATGGCAGTGGAGGTAAGACACGGAATCGAATCTGGTGAGGGGACTGATGATGATTAG
- a CDS encoding NAD(P)H-hydrate dehydratase encodes MEAITSSRMAAIDANCEYLGVKSLQLMENAGASVAASVRKKIKSGKVVIIAGKGNNGGDAFVAARHLVGYETRVILVGRKEEIKTQGARHNWNVLEKTMIPLIQVMDSTGFDSTLLKNADIIIDGIFGTGVKGKIHEPESTVIDIINESDAFVISVDVPSGFDPDGGEFEKCVHADITLTFHKMKAGMLAPDARQYTGKIEVVDIGIPVEAEFFVGPGDIEPFQKRPAISHKGDAGRILVIGGGAYSGAPALCALGALRAGADIVTVAAPRNVSDIIASFSPNLIVRSLSSDRLVEDDVPVISELIKRHDVVVMGMGLGTSDETLSAVRKIIPLCGKAVIDADALRPFIIPLLHKNIIITPHAGEMKRVSWMDVPKNENEKAEFVKNFAKKNQLNVLLKGAVDMISDGVEVRANRTGNPGMTVGGTGDVLAGLTGALFAEHDAFEAACAAAFINGTAGDLAFIEYGFGLLATDVVDNIPKVMKA; translated from the coding sequence ATGGAAGCGATTACCTCCTCCCGAATGGCAGCCATCGATGCTAATTGTGAATATCTCGGCGTGAAGAGTCTCCAGCTCATGGAAAATGCGGGAGCCTCAGTCGCTGCCAGTGTGAGAAAAAAGATAAAATCAGGTAAGGTTGTTATAATAGCTGGTAAAGGAAATAACGGGGGAGATGCTTTCGTTGCTGCGCGGCATCTTGTCGGTTATGAAACCAGGGTAATACTTGTGGGGCGGAAAGAAGAAATCAAGACCCAGGGGGCACGGCATAACTGGAACGTACTTGAAAAGACAATGATTCCATTGATACAGGTCATGGATTCAACCGGATTCGATTCGACCCTGCTGAAAAATGCAGATATCATAATAGACGGGATTTTCGGGACCGGCGTGAAAGGCAAAATACATGAGCCGGAGTCAACGGTGATCGATATCATCAATGAATCGGATGCTTTTGTGATATCTGTGGATGTACCATCTGGTTTTGACCCTGACGGAGGCGAGTTTGAGAAGTGCGTCCATGCTGATATAACCCTCACCTTCCATAAGATGAAAGCTGGCATGCTTGCCCCGGACGCTCGTCAATATACTGGTAAGATCGAGGTGGTGGATATAGGAATTCCAGTTGAGGCTGAATTCTTTGTCGGGCCCGGAGATATTGAACCCTTCCAGAAAAGACCGGCGATAAGCCATAAAGGGGATGCGGGGAGAATTCTGGTTATAGGCGGCGGCGCGTATTCCGGAGCTCCTGCGCTATGTGCCCTTGGAGCACTGAGGGCGGGGGCTGATATTGTTACAGTTGCAGCGCCAAGAAACGTATCTGATATAATCGCTTCTTTTTCCCCGAATCTTATCGTACGGTCACTTTCCAGTGATAGATTAGTTGAAGACGATGTTCCGGTCATTTCAGAGCTTATAAAAAGGCACGATGTTGTGGTCATGGGAATGGGCCTTGGAACTTCGGATGAGACACTCTCGGCTGTTAGAAAAATAATCCCGCTCTGCGGGAAAGCGGTCATCGATGCCGATGCGCTCAGACCCTTTATTATCCCGCTTCTCCATAAGAACATCATAATTACCCCGCATGCGGGTGAAATGAAACGGGTTTCATGGATGGATGTTCCCAAAAACGAAAACGAAAAAGCCGAGTTCGTGAAGAATTTTGCGAAAAAAAATCAATTGAACGTGTTACTAAAAGGCGCTGTGGATATGATTTCGGATGGGGTTGAGGTTCGCGCCAACAGGACGGGAAATCCGGGCATGACCGTTGGAGGCACAGGAGATGTGCTTGCTGGTTTGACGGGTGCTCTTTTTGCAGAACACGATGCTTTTGAGGCTGCTTGTGCCGCAGCGTTCATTAATGGCACAGCTGGCGATCTCGCATTCATTGAATACGGGTTTGGCCTTCTGGCTACAGACGTGGTGGATAATATACCCAAGGTGATGAAAGCATGA
- the moaC gene encoding cyclic pyranopterin monophosphate synthase MoaC, translating to MMFSHIQDGRARMVDISDKQDVARRAVASGEIKLKPETLAAIENRRIEKGEVLETARIAAIMAVKQTPLMIPMCHQIPITSIDVRFETFESTIKAIVEVKSTGKTGVEMEALNGVSTALLTIWDMVKSAEKDETGNYPVTAIKNIMVLEKSKSDPHSKH from the coding sequence ATGATGTTTTCACACATTCAGGACGGCAGGGCAAGAATGGTCGATATCAGCGATAAACAGGATGTTGCCAGACGCGCCGTAGCTTCCGGGGAAATAAAATTAAAGCCCGAGACGCTTGCGGCCATCGAGAACAGGCGAATTGAGAAAGGGGAAGTGCTTGAAACTGCCAGGATCGCTGCTATCATGGCGGTCAAGCAGACACCCTTAATGATCCCCATGTGTCACCAGATCCCCATAACAAGCATTGACGTGAGATTCGAAACATTTGAATCTACCATCAAAGCCATCGTCGAAGTCAAATCAACGGGTAAAACAGGTGTTGAGATGGAGGCGCTCAACGGTGTCAGTACCGCTCTCCTGACGATATGGGATATGGTTAAATCCGCGGAAAAAGATGAAACCGGTAATTACCCTGTTACTGCAATAAAAAATATAATGGTTCTGGAAAAATCAAAATCAGATCCCCATAGCAAGCATTGA
- the gatD gene encoding Glu-tRNA(Gln) amidotransferase subunit GatD — MQAEEGDLVRVESKGMKYEGTLMPSQTGSIVLKLKNGYNMGIRRATVTLLKRKEEKMIQGALSQPCKKRNEELPNISILSTGGTIASKIDYRTGAVTSQFSAEDILRAIPGLEEIANYNCRMIYSILSENMRPSYWIELARAVHEEIKNGAEGIIITHGTDTMMYTAAALSFMIETPVPIVLVGSQRSADRPSSDNAMNAICAAVVATSDIAEVCVVMHGSTSDDFCHIHRGTKVRKMHTSRRDAFQSINARPIGRVEYPSREIKILSKYAKRGEKKLALHDKLEPKCALIKYVTGASSESLLFHSGSGYKGIVIEGTGLGHVSTDWVPMIRNATEAGIPVVMTSQCINGRVCDRVYDTGRDILKAGAIEGEDMLPEVALVKLMWVLGQTQDMKKVKELMRISIAGELTRSTRI; from the coding sequence ATGCAGGCAGAAGAAGGCGATCTGGTTCGCGTTGAATCAAAAGGCATGAAATATGAAGGTACCCTTATGCCTTCCCAGACAGGCAGTATAGTATTAAAATTGAAAAATGGATATAATATGGGGATAAGGCGGGCCACTGTAACCCTTCTTAAAAGAAAAGAAGAGAAAATGATCCAGGGAGCCCTTTCTCAACCATGTAAAAAAAGAAATGAAGAACTCCCAAACATCTCGATCCTTTCCACGGGCGGTACCATTGCAAGCAAGATAGACTACCGCACGGGCGCTGTCACATCGCAGTTCTCTGCAGAGGATATCCTGCGCGCCATCCCCGGGCTTGAGGAAATAGCCAACTACAACTGCCGGATGATCTACAGCATACTGAGCGAGAACATGCGCCCTTCCTACTGGATCGAGCTTGCGCGCGCAGTGCATGAAGAGATCAAGAACGGAGCGGAGGGCATAATCATCACACATGGCACGGATACCATGATGTACACCGCTGCAGCCCTGTCTTTCATGATCGAAACCCCTGTCCCAATCGTCCTTGTGGGTTCCCAGCGAAGCGCAGACAGGCCGAGCAGCGACAATGCCATGAACGCAATATGCGCCGCAGTTGTAGCTACAAGCGACATCGCGGAGGTCTGCGTGGTAATGCACGGCTCAACGAGTGACGATTTCTGCCATATCCATAGAGGAACGAAAGTGAGGAAGATGCACACATCCAGGCGCGACGCTTTCCAGTCCATAAATGCCAGACCCATAGGACGTGTGGAATATCCATCCCGCGAGATAAAAATATTATCTAAATACGCAAAGCGGGGAGAGAAAAAACTGGCTCTTCATGATAAACTTGAACCGAAATGCGCTTTGATAAAATATGTTACAGGCGCGAGCAGCGAATCGCTTCTGTTCCACAGCGGTAGTGGTTATAAAGGGATTGTCATTGAAGGAACTGGCCTTGGTCACGTCTCGACCGATTGGGTCCCTATGATAAGGAACGCCACGGAAGCCGGAATACCAGTAGTGATGACATCGCAGTGCATCAACGGAAGGGTCTGCGACCGTGTCTATGACACAGGTAGGGACATACTGAAGGCCGGTGCGATCGAAGGCGAAGATATGCTGCCTGAAGTAGCCCTCGTAAAACTCATGTGGGTGCTCGGACAGACCCAGGACATGAAAAAAGTGAAAGAATTGATGCGCATAAGCATAGCAGGCGAGCTCACACGGAGCACACGTATATAA
- a CDS encoding aspartate ammonia-lyase, which produces MGRIEKDSLGEIEVPDDVLYGAFTTRASKNFQISGLKAKPEFIKSIALVKKAAALTNMKLGMLDKKLGNAIVEAASEVIDGKFRDQFILDVFQAGAGTPFNMNANEVIANVAIKKLGGKPGNYHIIHPNNHVNMAQSSNDVIPSSIRLSVLLSLPPLIREMEEMSTAFRAKGKEYAGVIKVGRTHLEDAVPIRYDQVFAGYATAIEKCAERIRNAKKSMLELGIGGTAVGTGINSHPDFKKTIILELNKLTGLEFHEGNSVMLSWSMTGFVEMSGALRILAIDLNKISNDLRLLNSGPKTGISEIVLPEVEPGSSIMPGKINPSIPEDVNMVCFQVMGNDNAVALAAEAGQLELNVMTPLIVFDLLWSIELLTNASRMLREKCISGIVVDERRCKELLENSQALATVLNPYIGYENVAELVKAALAENKSMKELLLEKGLIPEKYLAEILDPMKMTEPGVIDKKIIEKIREYRKKS; this is translated from the coding sequence ATGGGCAGGATCGAAAAAGACAGCCTCGGCGAGATAGAAGTCCCGGATGACGTGCTCTACGGCGCTTTTACGACGCGGGCTTCCAAAAATTTCCAGATAAGCGGACTGAAAGCAAAACCGGAGTTCATCAAATCCATAGCGCTGGTAAAGAAAGCGGCTGCACTTACGAATATGAAACTCGGGATGCTAGACAAAAAACTCGGGAATGCAATTGTGGAGGCGGCCAGTGAGGTTATAGATGGGAAATTCAGGGATCAGTTCATCCTCGACGTTTTCCAGGCAGGAGCAGGCACCCCATTCAACATGAACGCCAATGAGGTCATTGCCAATGTTGCGATAAAAAAATTGGGCGGGAAGCCGGGAAACTACCACATCATACATCCGAATAACCACGTGAATATGGCGCAGTCATCCAACGATGTAATTCCAAGCTCTATCAGATTGAGCGTGCTTTTATCTCTTCCACCTCTTATCCGGGAAATGGAAGAAATGTCAACTGCTTTTCGAGCAAAGGGAAAGGAATATGCAGGCGTGATCAAGGTGGGAAGAACTCATCTTGAGGATGCAGTGCCGATACGGTACGACCAGGTGTTCGCTGGATATGCAACAGCAATCGAAAAATGTGCCGAGAGAATAAGAAATGCCAAAAAAAGCATGCTTGAGCTCGGCATCGGCGGCACTGCTGTAGGGACAGGGATAAATTCACATCCGGATTTCAAGAAGACTATTATTTTAGAATTGAACAAACTGACAGGTCTGGAATTTCATGAGGGGAACAGCGTGATGCTCTCATGGAGCATGACTGGTTTTGTAGAGATGTCCGGAGCTTTGCGGATTTTGGCAATAGATCTAAATAAGATATCAAATGATCTGCGCCTGCTTAATTCGGGGCCAAAGACCGGGATATCGGAGATAGTATTACCTGAGGTCGAGCCAGGGTCTTCCATAATGCCGGGGAAAATAAATCCCTCCATTCCAGAAGATGTTAATATGGTATGTTTCCAGGTTATGGGCAATGATAATGCCGTAGCGCTTGCGGCGGAGGCAGGACAGCTCGAACTGAACGTGATGACCCCGCTTATTGTATTTGATCTATTATGGAGTATCGAGCTTTTGACCAACGCCAGCAGGATGCTTCGAGAAAAGTGCATATCCGGAATAGTGGTTGATGAGAGAAGATGCAAAGAGCTTCTCGAGAACAGCCAGGCCCTGGCAACTGTTCTCAATCCGTATATCGGATATGAGAACGTGGCAGAGCTCGTGAAGGCAGCGCTTGCAGAGAATAAGTCCATGAAGGAGTTGCTCCTTGAAAAGGGTTTGATCCCTGAAAAGTATCTGGCCGAGATCCTTGATCCCATGAAAATGACGGAACCGGGAGTTATAGACAAGAAAATAATTGAAAAAATCAGAGAATACAGGAAAAAAAGTTGA
- the cgi121 gene encoding KEOPS complex subunit Cgi121, whose protein sequence is MIQILEGTVFIEGLDEFLNKLKKISKEKNITIQAFDADKLAGEEHVRFAVKKAINSFENKRNIANDLSKEIMLYVSGTRQINKAMRLGIHKGENNIVLVAIGEKPDFSEFDEIMPKPVLQYHESKKEAIMQAFNITDEEIKAVGEEKIPELVLERVALVDVIK, encoded by the coding sequence ATGATACAAATCCTCGAAGGCACAGTATTTATAGAAGGTCTGGATGAATTCCTAAATAAGCTTAAGAAGATAAGTAAAGAGAAAAACATCACGATCCAGGCGTTTGATGCAGATAAGCTGGCCGGAGAAGAGCATGTCAGGTTCGCTGTCAAGAAGGCTATCAACTCATTTGAGAACAAAAGAAATATTGCGAACGACCTTTCCAAAGAAATAATGCTCTATGTTTCAGGAACGCGCCAGATAAATAAAGCGATGAGACTGGGGATACACAAAGGAGAAAATAACATAGTCCTTGTGGCAATCGGGGAAAAACCTGATTTTTCTGAATTCGATGAAATAATGCCAAAACCCGTACTTCAGTATCACGAATCCAAGAAAGAGGCAATCATGCAAGCCTTCAATATCACTGATGAAGAAATAAAAGCTGTGGGAGAAGAAAAAATCCCCGAGCTTGTTCTTGAAAGAGTTGCGCTCGTCGATGTAATCAAATAA